GCCGCTGGCTTTCCCAAGTCCCCTCTGATTGCACCCCTGTGCCACACGTCCAAGCCAAACCGGCTTCCTCCATGGTGCCCTGACAAGCCCTAGAGCTCCCAGGCTGCACACCCACCCTGTCCCCAGGAGGGCACTGAGGTTCTTTCAGATCTTTCGCAGCTTCCCAACAGGGCAAAGCCTCCAGCATTCTGCCAGAAGGAAttcccgcctccacctcccggatccCTGGCTGTGCCGAGGGGCTGCCCCCAAGCAAGCCCAGAGCTGGGGACCCTCCCTCCACTCTGTCGGAGAGCTGCCAACGCCCCCCACCCACGGGGGCCCCACTTAGGGCCTCTTCAGGGCCTACGGAGGCCAGGGCTTTGGGCGGCCTGGACCAGCTCAGGGCATCAGAGGACTCTGCGCTTTGCACGCTGACAGTCGTCTCCTCTGGCCTTTCGCCCACTTCAGGCGCCCTAGAGCCCGGCAAGCCACAGGGCAGATTTCCTTTCCCCATCTTCCCAGGGGGTTCTCCATCGTGGGGCCCGCCCCTTTCTGGGGCTGGGTTTGTCTCACTGCCCAGAAACTGCCCCTGCCTCTCCACCAGGGCCTCTCGGGGCTGCGGATCCTCAAGCTCAAGGGCTCTCTCAGATGGTTCAGTGAGGGCAAGATCCTGTGGATGGTGTGGCCCAGTGAATGTAGCTCTCGCTGCCACTTCTGTGGCCACGGTTAAGCTAGCTCCGCCCAGTCCCAGCGAGGGAGCTAGGCAGCTACGAGTTCCCGGGGGAGGAGAGACCCTTTTGTCAATTTCCATAGCAGTGGGTGAGCCACAGCAGGGACTAGCAGGGACGCCCTTCTCCATCCTCACAAAAGCGGATGGACCCCGGGTCTCTGATCCTGTAGGAGCAGCCCGGCCGGGAAGAGGTGGCATTCCTTCCTTCACCTGCGCGGGGCATAGGCTGGGCCCTCCTTTCCTCCCGGAGTTGGCTCCTGAAGTCTCTGGGCATTGCTCCCCCCAGGACTTTGTCCTCCGTTCCTCGCTCCGGGCGCCTTGAACAAGGACCCTTCCAGGGGGCTGGCTGCTGCTGCGGAAGGGACACGGGGAGGGCGAGCGAGCCCTGCCCAAACGCGGGCTGCGGGGCGCTTGAATGTCGGAGCTCTGCGCCTGAATGTGCGCCTCAAACATGCCCACTTTCTGGTTCACCTGCACGTTCTGCAACTCGCGCTGCAGGATCCGCAGCTTCCTCTTGGCCTCCTCTGGCCCTGGCGGGGAGAGGCTACCGGTGGCCACCACCTGCTGCCGGTCCCCTCGCAGGCGACCAACCCAACTTGGGCTGCCcacgctgctgctgctgctgctgctgctgccgccgctgcTGCCGCTGCTACTATTCAGCCTGCGCCGGCCGCTCCGCCAGCCTCCGGGGCTCCGGGTCTCCTCGGGTGACAGCGACTCGGCTGgggggaagaggaaagaggcGCCTCTCCCGGGGCTGAAAACGCTGCCGGGGCTCAGCACGGCCCTCCCCGGGGGCGGGGGCGTCTCGCTACCGCTGGGTCCGGGACCGCCGCCGCTCTTCACCTCGTTGGCGCTATTCATGATCACCAGGCTATTGAGCGCATAGCAGTACACAGCCATAGTACTGGGTCCGCCGCGCTGCCCGCTGCCGCGGCTCCAGCTCCTGCTCCGCAGCCGGCGCCTCCTCCTCCCGGCGCTCCCGGCTCAGCCCCGGAGGCCCAGCAGCCGCGGTTCCGCGCGCAGATGGGGCGGCATGGCCTGGGCGGCAGGCTGGGGGCACGACCGCGGGCTCAGCCCTTGCCCAAATCTCCATAAACAATCTTGCCGCTGTGGAGATACAAGGAGAAAAGTCAGGACTCTCGAGGGTGCTGAGGGGTTGGCGGTCGCCTGTAGATCCCAGAGGGAGCCCTGGAGACCCAATCTGTCCGGGACCCGGCGCCACCGGCATCTCACCTACCCGGACGGCAAGGCTCGGCGAGGGCATGCCCCGGCTGCCTGGGTCGCCAGAGCGGTTTCGGGTGTGCTTCCCCGCCCCCCATCCCACCACAGGCTGCGATGAGCTTTGAAGTCCCTTCAAATCCCAATCCTAACATTCGTCTCCGGAGCCACGCGGACCGGCGAGCAGTGAGGTCCAACTCCTTGGTTCCTAAGTATGCTGTGTGCGGGGCGCGCCTGACTCCCAGCTCTCCCGGGCTGAGGACACCCCCGCCACCGTCTCCGGGTCTCCCCTGCCTGAGCAAACATTGGCTATCCAGGGCAACCCGGCAGCCCTCGCCCTGGGCTTCAGGGTCTCCCTGCTCCACCCTTTCGGGGCATCAGAGACCGGCTCGGAGGGAAGCTGGGCTGGACCTGCCTTCCCCGAACCGCTGCCAGCGCCCGGATCTAGGAGGGCGCCTGCGTGCCCGCCGTTTACCTTCCTGACCCTGGCCTTGGGGCTGTGTCTCTCTGCCTACGAAGGCCTGGGCTGGCGGCGGGGCAGCAGCCGAAGCATTTCTCAGCACTGGCAGTGTCGCTTATCCCTAGACAAGTGTTTTGTGAGTGTGGGCGCGCCTGCGCGCGCCGGAGGCCGATGTTCTACATGTCCCCTGTACCGGAACCAGTACTCGCTGCCCCCCTGCCGTCGTCCCCTAGGGAGGGgtgtgtgagagtgtgagtgtgtgtgcacgcatgtgtgtatACGCGTGCGGAGCGAGTCCGCTCTCCGCGCGCACTGGTGCCGAGGACGCGGCTGCCCCTGCGGGTTCCGGGACCCGCGCCCACTCGAAGGAACTTAGGGGCGTGCATGGCTGCAGCCAGGCAGCAGCCCTGAGTGCACAGAGCCTCGGGCTCTGCAAACGGACCTGGAGCCCGCGCTGTAACACCCAGGGCAGCGCCGCGTAGTG
This genomic interval from Saimiri boliviensis isolate mSaiBol1 chromosome 14, mSaiBol1.pri, whole genome shotgun sequence contains the following:
- the ITPKB gene encoding inositol-trisphosphate 3-kinase B, translating into MAVYCYALNSLVIMNSANEVKSGGGPGPSGSETPPPPGRAVLSPGSVFSPGRGASFLFPPAESLSPEETRSPGGWRSGRRRLNSSSGSSGGSSSSSSSSVGSPSWVGRLRGDRQQVVATGSLSPPGPEEAKRKLRILQRELQNVQVNQKVGMFEAHIQAQSSDIQAPRSPRLGRARSPSPCPFRSSSQPPGRVLVQGARSEERRTKSWGEQCPETSGANSGRKGGPSLCPAQVKEGMPPLPGRAAPTGSETRGPSAFVRMEKGVPASPCCGSPTAMEIDKRVSPPPGTRSCLAPSLGLGGASLTVATEVAARATFTGPHHPQDLALTEPSERALELEDPQPREALVERQGQFLGSETNPAPERGGPHDGEPPGKMGKGNLPCGLPGSRAPEVGERPEETTVSVQSAESSDALSWSRPPKALASVGPEEALSGAPVGGGRWQLSDRVEGGSPALGLLGGSPSAQPGIREVEAGIPSGRMLEALPCWEAAKDLKEPQCPPGDRVGVQPGSSRACQGTMEEAGLAWTCGTGVQSEGTWESQRQDRDAHPSPELLSPDQDKPFLREACSPSSIPAVIITDMGTQEDGGLEEMQGSPLSTLPLRKLSSSSASSTGFSSSYEDSEEDISSDPERTLDPNSAFLHTLDQQKPRVSKSWRKIKNMVHWSPFVMSFKKKYPWIQLAGHAGSFKAAANGRILKKHCESEQRCLDRLMADVLRPFVPAYHGDVVKDGERYNQMDDLLADFDSPCVMDCKMGIRTYLEEELTKARKKPSLRKDMYQKMIEVDPEAPTEEEKAQRAVTKPRYMQWRETISSTATLGFRIEGIKKEDGTVNRDFKKTKTREQVTEAFREFTKGNRNILIAYRDRLKAIRTTLEVSPFFKCHEVIGSSLLFIHDKKEQAKVWMIDFGKTTPLPEGQTLQHDVPWQEGNREDGYLSGLNNLIDILTEMSQDAPLA